The following nucleotide sequence is from Treponema pectinovorum.
AAACGGAGCAGGAAAAACAACTCTCTTTAAAATGATTGCAACAGCGGCGGGTCAAGAAGTTGAAATGCCAGACGGCAAACTCGGAAAAGAATTACCAGATTCTGGAAGTTTAAAAATTGGCGACACAGTAAAACTCGTTTATGTTGACCAGATGCGCTCTAAACTCGATTTAAACAAAACCGTTTACGAAATGTTGAGCGGCGGTAGCGATATGATAAAACTGGGTGCAGTTGACGAAAAAGGCCGCCCCGTAAATGGAGCGATAAGAGAAATAAACGCTCACGCTTACTGTTCCTGGTTTAATTTTAATTCTTCCGAACAAAATAAAAAGATAAGCGTTCTTTCTGGTGGCGAAAAAAATCGTCTGAATATGGGAATGATGTTCAAAGAAGCAGGCAATGTTCTTTTGCTCGACGAACCAACCAACGACTTGGACATTTCAACAACTCGTTCACTAGAAGAAGCGATTAACTCTTTTGCAGGCGTTGTAATGGTCATAAGCCACGATCGTTATTTTTTAGACAGAATTTGTACGCACATCCTCGCTTTTGAAAACAATTCAAACATTCACTTTTTTGAAGGCAACTGGTCAGAATATGTTGAATGGAAGAAAAATGTTTTGGGAATTGACGATGAAGTTCCGCACAAAACTGTCTACAGGAAACTCACGCGATAAAACAAAAGCACCATTGTAAACAGCATTTTGTTTTGCCATCTACGCAATGGTGCTTTTTTATAGACACAGCGGATAGCGGGAGTCGGACCCGTCTCTCAGGCTTGGGAAGCCCACGTACTACCGATGTACTATATCCGCAAGTTGCTTTATTTTAACAAGTTTTTTGGAATTCAACCAGCCCAAAAGAAGTTTTGCAAGACAGTTTTCTCTTTTTAAGATACATCGTAAGCCACCAAACACAACAAAAACAGGCAAAAATTAAACTCATAATTACAAAAATTGGAATATCAACTTCCAATCCCTTAGCAAAAAAGTTTTGCTGTAAAAGGACAAGCGCTTGATAAAAAGTATAGAAAGAAAAAAATGCAAAAAGCACAAATGAAAGAATTTTCATAATTGAATCTGGCACCCTCTTTTTTAAAAGCAATCCAATCATCATTCCTATAAAATCCGCCGCAAAAAAACCTGCAACGCAAGCCAAAAATACCGTGAAAATTCCGCTCAAACCGTAATTTGCCCCAAAAGTTAAAGCGGTCAGCTGAGTTTTATCGCCCAATTCAGCAGCAAAAAAAGTCCAAAAAATAGCAAAAGTTGCGAATTTCATCTTGCATTCTTTTTCTCCGCCTTCGCATTCTTCCTTAAAAAAACTCGAAAATGCAAAGTACATAAAGGCTACCGCAGCTACAAATTTTACCGACCAAAGATAAGAATTTAATATTTGATTCAAGGCACCGCCAATAAAAACCGCAATCGCATTCAACAAAATAACCGCTGGCAAAAATCCCAAAATAATCTGCCGCATTTTGTACTTAGATGTCATTCCCACCAAAATCAGTTGAGTTTTATCACCAAATTCCGCTGCAAATTCCGCAAAAAAAATCGTAAAGAATACAGAAAAAAGATTTTGTTCCATAAAGCAAAACTCCTAAAAATCAAAAATGCACAAAGCAAAAAAAATGACCTGCAAAATCTGCACAGGTCAATTCAAAACGAACGCATGCACAGAAAATCCATCTGCACATGAGTCTCGCAAATTAAAGAAAGCCAGGAAAAACCAGCATGTTGACTTTCTACTTACTCAAAGTCTGCTACTCCCTCACGAGTAAAATTAATATATCAAAGCATTTTCAGTTAGGTGAACTTAAAAATAATTAGCACTTGCTAACTTATAAGGGCGTTCGGCACAATCTAAAGTTTGTGCCGTCGGGCTTTGCAGGGCTACGCCTTTCGGCTTCGACCAAACGCCATCAAAAAAATATCGCATTGCAAAATTTATTTTTTTCAATAAATATTTCGCCTTGCGTTGCATAAAATTTAAAGGCGTTTGTTTTCGCTACGCTCACCCTTTCAAGCCCTAACGCTGTAAGCTCGCAGGCGGGTAGCGGGGCTACAAGTAGACCCTAACGCATTGTCGCAAACTGACATCTGTCGCACAGGAGGTGCAACTAACAATAAATCTCGGCGGTTATTTATCAATTACTTGTTTTGGATTATACTTTTTCTACTATGGCAACAATTTACGAAAAAGCACTCGAAAAACACGAGCAATGGAAAGGTAAACTTTCTACGGAATTAAAATCACCGCTGGAAACACGAGATGATCTTTCTCTCGCATATACTCCAGGCGTTGCAGAACCCTGCCGTCAAATTGCAAAGAATCCTGACGATGTTTACAAATACACTTGGAAAGGAAACACTATTGCAGTTGTAAGCGATGGAACGGCGGTTTTGGGTCTGGGCGATATAGGTCCTGCGGCAGGGCTTCCCGTTATGGAAGGCAAATGCGTGCTTTTTAAAAAGTTTGCAGGTCTTGATGCAGTTCCCCTTTGCATAGATACAAAAGACCCAAAAAAAATAATTGAATTTTGCAAACAGATTGCTCCAACTTTTGGCGGAATAAACTTAGAAGATATTTCAGCACCACGCTGCGTAGAAATTGAACGCACTCTAATAAAAGAACTGGATATTCCGGTTTTCCACGATGACCAGCACGGAACAGCAATAGTTGTAACCGCTGCGGTTATAAATGCTTTAAAAGTTGCCCAAAAAAAAGCAGAAGATTGTACCGTTATAGTTTCTGGAACTGGAGCAGCTGGTTCTTCAATAATAAGAATGCTTCACCAACTGGGAATAAAAAAAATATACGGATTTAACATAAATGGAATCGTCATAAAAGATGATTACGACAAATACGATTTTTTAACACAAGAGTTAACGCAAATAACAAATCCAGACAACCGTCGCATTACAATGGCACAAGCAATGGTCGGAACAGATATTTTTGTTGGGGTTTCTGCACCAAATCTTGTAACTCAAGAAATGGTAAAATCAATGGCAACAAAATCAATCATCTTTGCAATGGCAAATCCAGAACCAGAGATAACTTACGAAAAAGCAAAACAAGCAGGAGCGTTTATAGTTGGAACAGGTCGCTCCGACTATCCAAATCAAATAAACAACATTTTGGCATTTCCTGGACTTTTTAGAGGTGCATTGGATTGCAGAGCAACAAAAATTACAGAGGAAATGAAGATTGCCGCAAGCCGTGGGCTGGCTTCTTTGGTTTCTCAGGAAGAACTCTGTCCAGACAAAATAATTCCAGATGCTTTTGATGAACGCGTTGCAAAAACTGTAGCAAAAGCGGTTTCGGACGAAGCAAAAAAAGCGGGTTTAGCTCGCCTGTAATAAAAAGGCATGGGGCATTTAACTTTTATTCGAAAACTTATATTTGTATCAGTTTTCTCCTGTCTTTTTTCATATATTTCATTTTCTCAAGCAGTGGCTCATGTTGCTCCAATTGAAGGAATAGACTGGATTTTTGAAACAACAATGGGGTTTCAAAATTTAAATAATATGATGGCAAAAGAAGGTGGCTCAAGTTCACAAACAAACGAAGCGCTTTTTTTCTCTGGAATTTTATATTCAGCGTATTACAATAAACTTCCTTTCTTAAAAGCACAGATGAATATGGGTTTTAGCGAACAAGAAAACATATTATGGACAGACAATCCCAATATAAATGAAGAAAACATAACGATAAACGAAAGCCTGCGTTGCATAGAAGTAGACGTGCACTTTCTTATGCCGTCTATTATAGGATACAAAGGATTTTTTTACCCTTTTTTGGGATATTCATTTTTAAATTATTCATACTATAAGTCATATTCAACTGATGAGCGAGAAAGTTTTCAATTTCACTCCTTTTCTGTAGGACTTGAATATAATGCGCGAATAACCAGATTTCTTATCAACTCCTATTATTTTTCTTTTTCGCCTATAATGTTAAATAATTCTGGAAAAAAACGATATTTTTATTACAACTACGGCACAGAGGTAACCATATCTGCCACCCCAGTTTCTCTAAAAGTTTTCCTTGCATTCAAAAACGGCTTTAACGAAGATTCAAAACTTTTTGATAAGGAAACATATACTTTTTCAAATTCAGAAGTGGGAATTTCATTTCATGCAAATATTCCTAATTTATGGTAAAACGCACAAACCTTTTCCTCTAAACTCTATTTCATCCGCATCTGCATTTAATATAAATTTTTCTCCCATGAAAAACCACTCAACTTTTTTTTCACCTTTGCTTTTTATTTCGCACTTTTGACCACCTAACCAAATTATTTTTTTTCTGTCTAGAGGAAGTTCCTTTCTAAAAATAAAATCTCTTTTTTCTTCGTACTTGCTTATCAACTTTTTAATAAAATCCTTTGCGACTGTAGGCTTTGGAACAGAAAAATCAAACCAATGCGAAACTGTTTTTTCAATCTGCGCAAAATGCATCCATTCGTTTAAAGAATAATTCAACCCTGCACCGTATTTTTGTGATTTTTTTTCGCCTTCAAAATGAAGTGCATTTTTTGCAAAAATTGGAATCGATTTTTTCTCAATCACCTTTAACTCTGGATGCTCACCTTTTTTCCATTCGTCATAAACCCTAGAATGCCGAGTAAGCACAAATTTGTGCCAATAACTGCTGTCCAAAAGTCCGTTTACGTAAAATTGACGCAAGGTTTCCATAGAATTTATCAAATCCTGCGGAGTTTCAAACCAATAACCATAAATCATATAAGCGTGAACTAAAACTCCCGCTTCTTTAAAAGCACAACAAGCTTCTACAATAGTTTGCAAATCTGTTCCCTTATGGATAGTTGTTAAGCCGTTTCCTGTCGCACTTTCCAACCCTGCGCTAACTCCAATCAAACCGCCATAAGCAAGATAATCTGCAACATCACGAGTAAAGTTTTTTTCAAAACGAATGTTACCCCACCAGGTTAAAGGAGTTCCGTGTTCTATATTGAGCCTTGCAAATTCTATCATCATGCTTGGTGGCATCGCTTCGTCCACAAAATGAATTCCATATATTCCTTTTTTATTGCACTGTTCCAAAAGCCCTTCGTAAAGCGATTTTATGTCGGTCATGCAAAAACTTTTTACATAGTCAAGCGTAACATCGCAAAAAGCACATTTATGCCAATAACAGCCGTGTGCCATATATGCTTTTATCCACGCTCCGTCCGACCACAATCTGTGCATTGAATTTGTATCGTCTATTAAACGGGGATAGCGCGAAAAATCAATATCACAAAAATCTGGGATTACTGTTTTGGTCATCAGTTTTTCAAATTCGATTTCTTCATCAGTTGGGTTTATAGGGTCTACGACCGCAATCGTGCTAACCTCATCTTTTCTCTTTAAAAAAGAAAATTTTCTGACATTGTAAACCTGCTCAAACAATAGATTGTTTTCATCGCAATCATTTAACTCCATTAAAACTTTTTTGTAAGAAGCATAACCCCTGTCATAGCAAATTAAATCGCAATATTTATAGAGTGAACTTTCAAAGGTTTCTCTCAACTCTGTGTTTATAAAACCACCGCCAAAACTTATGTATGTTTGTTTTGGATAATTTTCTTTGATAAAACGCCCAGTAGAAAGCGCTGCTGCAAAAACTCCAGGAAAAGGAATGCTTATGCAGACCAAAATTTTTTCGTTCACATTATGATTGCAGTCAAAACAATTTTTGCGTTGTTTTTTTATAAAATTTTCTATTTCTCTCGCAACAATTTTTTTTAAAAGTGGCTCGTAGAATTCTTTTAAAATAGGAGAATCAATTCCTTGTTCTACTTGAGCAAAAGTCGACTCGCTTATCGTAAGGCTTTCTGCATATCTCACAAGACTAAAATTTTTGTCAAAAGCAAGCGTTATAAAATCCGCTAAATCTGCAAGTGCATAACTTGCAAGACTCCTCGCGTCGTCGGTTGTTAAATCGTGGTCTAAATTTTCTAAAAAATTTTCCATTCTGCTACCACGAGGAACGTGCGCACCAAACACAAAAGAATGTGCACTTTCAAAACCTTTGCCACACAATATCAAACATATTTTTTCAATCCAATTACACCAAAGTTCTGCTTGCGAAACATAGCGTCTAAGATTAAGACAAGTCGTAATATCTCCGTTTTTCTCTGCTTGTTCAGCAAGTTTTAAAGCATTTTTAGAAGATAGTTCAAATATTTTTTTTAAACCTTCCCTAGAAAAAATCGAATAAAAAAGTTCTATATTCAAATCTAGCCAACGGCAATCGCACCTCTGCTTTTTAAAAAAGTCAAAAAGATATGCTCCACTTGGATAAACGGTATTCAATTGCATAAGCGGTGGCTGAATAATCAAAACATTCATACTCGCATTTTATCATAATAGAATTTTTTCGAACACAAAAAATAAAATCAGTCATCTTATTCGGCTTTAATTTTTACTGTACGATAAAACTTTTTTTTACTAATTTATAAGGATAGATTATAAAAAGTTTGCGTTGCAAACTGCAAAACAAGTTTTTGGAGATACAAATAAATGGCACAGTATCAGTTTCAAACAGAAGTAAACCAGCTTCTTAAATTGATTATTCACTCGATGTATTCAAACAAGGATATTTTTCTTAGAGAAATCGTATCCAACGCTTCGGACGCATTGGACAAGTTAAACTATCTTATGGTTTCCGACGATTCATACAAAAATGTAAAAACAGAACCACGAATCGACATTTCATTTAACGAAAACGCAAAAATCCTTACAGTTCAAGATACTGGAATTGGAATGACCGAAGAAGATTTGAACAGCAACTTGGGAACAATCGCCCGCTCAGGCACAAAAGCATTTATCGAAAAAATCGCAAACGACAAAAATGCTGGCGAAAACAATTTAATCGGTCAATTTGGTGTAGGATTTTATTCAGCATTTATGGCTGCAAAACAGATAAATGTTTACACGCGCAAGGCAGGCACTTCAAAAATCTACAAATGGTCTTCCGACGGCACAAACAGTTACTCAATAGAAGAAATTGCAAGCGATAGCGAAGCCGCAAAAAAATATGGATTTGACAAAGAAGAAACTCACGGCTCTGCAATCGAAATCCTTTTAAATGACGAAAGCAAAGATTATGCTTCCAGATGGAGAATTGAAGAGCTCATAAAACGCTATTCTGACCACATCGCGTTTCCAATCTACCTGCACTACACACAAAATAAATATGACGACAAAGGAAACATCTCAGGTAGCGAGAACAAAGTTGAGCAAGTAAACAGCGCCTCTGCACTTTGGAAAAAACCAAAATCTCAACTCAAAGAAGAAGATTACAACAATTTTTATAAGACAATAAGCCACGATTCATCAGACCCACTGCACTGTGTTCACACACACGCAGAAGGCACTCAAGAATACACAACGCTTTTCTATGTCCCGTCGCAAGCCCCGTTTGATATGTATCAGGCAGATTACCAAAGTGGTGTAAAACTCTATGTAAAACGAGTATTCATAACAGATGATGATAAAGAATTATTGCCTTCGTATTTGCGTTTTGTTCGAGGAATAATCGATTCCGAAGATTTGCCTTTAAACGTAAGCCGCGAAATCCTCCAGCAAAACAGAATCTTAGACAACATAAAAACCGCTTCTGTAAAAAAACTTCTAAGTGAATTTAGAAAAATGGGAGAAGAAGCCGACCAAGCTCGCAAAGCCGAAAATCCAACCGACAAAGAAAAAGCCGCAATCGAAAAATGGAATAAATTTGTAGAAAACTTCAATCGTCCTTTAAAAGAAGGTCTATATTCAGATTATGCAAACCGCGAAGAAATTTCAGAAATCGTGCGATTTAAATCTACCGACGAAAGTGGCACAGGCGACGGCAAATGGACAAGTTTTAAAGATTATGTCGGTCGAATGAAGAGCGACCAAAAGGCAATCTATTACATAACAGGCAACAACGAAAAAAATCTTCGCGCTAGCCCACTCCTCGAAGCATACAAGAAAAAAGGTTTTGAAGTCCTTATAATGTCGGACGATATAGACGACATAGTAATTCCAAGCCTAATGAAGTACAAAGATTATGAACTTAAAGGCGTAAACCGTGCAGGTTCGGACGAAGAACTCGGAATCGACAAAGAAGATGCAAAAAAGAAAGAAGAAGAATTTAAGCCAATCCAGGAAAAAATCAAAAAAGCACTTGGCGAACGCGTAAAAGATGTCGTTCTTTCAAAACGACTTAGCGACAGTCCTGCATGCATAGTTGTAGACGAAAATGACCCGGGAATCCAAATGGAGCGAATGATGCGGGCAATGGGTCAAAGAGCGCCAGAGGTAAAACCAATCCTCGAAGTAAACGCAGACCATGCAATCGTAAAAACGCTCTCAGACACAACAGACGAAGCCTATATTGCTAATGTTTCGGAAGTTCTTCTGGATCAGTCGCTTTTGGTAAGCGGTGCAGAACTTTCAAATCCTACAGACTTTATAAAAGCGATGAATTCTCTTATTTCAAAGTAGGGCGTATCCCCCAAATAGCGCAGTCAGAAAAATATATGTACAAACAAAACATATACTTTTTATGACTGTGCATTTTTTTTGCGGTGGGGGTCGCTACGTTTCAGGTTCCGCTTTCGCTCCAGACAACTATTTCGTTACACTGCATAGTTGTCCGGCTTTGCCGCCTTTCACATCGCTTACGCAAAACAAATCAGACAAAAGAATACCCCTGTGTTATAATTTCTATATGAAAAACTCAAACAAAATAAAACGCATCGCATTGGTTTTAACCACTGCAATTATTATTGCTGGCTGCAAGACAACCACAGAAGACCATTCCAATCCAGTTATTCCTGCAACTTCAGAGAACATCGCAAATATAATTAAAAATCTACAAGGCGAAGGACCTCATAAGATTACAATTACTGGAACAATAACAAACGAAAACATTAATTCAATAAAAAATGAATTAAAAGCAAACTCAAATGCAAAGATTTCTTTAAACATGAGTGCTACAACCAATTTAGCAACTCTTCCTGCCGATTCTTTTGAATCTTGCAATTCGCTTACAGAAATTGCACTTCCTAGTTCGCTCACTACTATTGACGAAAGAGCATTTTCAAATTGTAACTCACTTAAAAAAATAATTTTGCCTTCCAATTTAAAAATAATAAACGGATATGCTTTTTCCGAGTGTTCTTCTCTTGAAGAAATAATCTTATCCAGTGATATTAACAAAATTGACGAAGGTGCGTTCAATGGATGCAAATCGTTAAAAAGTATAAATATCCCTGCCTCTGTTAATTATCTAGACCATACAGCATTCTCCGGATGTTCTTCGTTAAAAACTCTTACAGTTGAAGAAGAAAATATCAAATTCTCAAGTCGAGAGAATATAATTTATACAAAAGAACAAGATTTACTTTTATGCGCAGCAGGCGGTATAACAAGTGCAAATATACTTTCTTCTGTTACTGAAATAGGCGAAGGTGCATTCAAGGATTGTACTTCTCTCAAAGAAGTAGCTATTCCAAATTCTGTTACTGTTATTCAGAATCTTGCTTTTTATGGTTGCTCTGCACTAGAAAGTGTAACAATACCCGCTTCCATCAATTTAATTGAAAAAACTGTATTTGAAGGTTGTACTTCTTTAAAAAGATTTGCTTTTGCAAACACAAACAATTGGTATAAAACAGACAATCTTCATGATTGGGAAAGCGGAATGAATGGTCAACTTTTTGATGTAACTAATCCCATAACAAATGCAACATACTTTAATGTTAAAGGTCAAAACAGTTACTGGTATAGAAAAGACTAAAATTTTGTGTATAAACACACACAGTTTTTGCAAAACAGTCGACATTAATTCTAGCTCGCTCCTCGTATGCGACAATTTTGCGTTAAGGATTGGAAGGGTGAGCGTAGCGAAAACAAACGCCACGTAGTGTGGTCTAAAACAAAACGAAATATGCATTGCAAAAAAAATTATTTTTTTGATGAAGATTTTTGTATGGCGTTTGTTCGGAGCCGAAAGGCGTAGCCCTGCAAAGCCTGCCGCCGTACAGTCTGAGAACGAAGTTTTTCAGACTGTACGGCGAACGCCCTGAGTTTTTAATTATGCGATAGCTTCGCAAATTGCTTTTCTAACCGCACCTTTACCTGCGAGCATTTTTTCAAAATTTGTCAAAACGGCATCGTAAAGTTCACTTTTTGTAAGGTCAAAACCAAAGATTTTTTCGTTTGCAAGAAGAGGTTTTATGTCGTTTTCAAAATCGCCCTTCTTACTTCCAATCTTTACTTTTGCAACAAAAGGCTTTGCAGTTTCTAACAGTGGATCTGGCGAGAGTTCCATTGGATTCAAGTCATCGTCCATTGCCATAAGATATCTTAGCCACATTGCATAAACCAGCGGAATAACTTTTAAATCTTTAAGATTTTTGCCTGTTGCTTTGTACGCTTTTACAGTTTCTCCAAACCTTATCGAAAGTTTTTGGCTCGTATCAGTTGCAATTCGCTGTGGAGTGTCTGGCATAAACGGATTTGGCAAACGCTTGTTGATTACTTCTTCGATAAAATCTTTTGGATTTAAAATTTTTGGATCAACTACAACTGGCAAACCTTCTTTATAAGCCAAAGTATTCGTCATCTTATTTAAATCTTTGTCTTTCATCTCATCGCAAATAAGTTTAAAGCCCAAAAGGCAGCCGCTCAAAGCGAGTGCAGTATGCAAAGGATTTAAACAAGTGCAGACTTTCATTTTTTCTACCTTGTTCACAGTTTCTCTGTCTGTAAAATAAACTCCTGCTTTTTCAAGAGGTGGACGACCGTTAGGGAATTTATCTTCAATTACAAGATATTGTGGCTCTTCTGCATTTACAAAGGTTGCGCAGTAAGTATTTTTCTTTGTAACAATCAATTTGGTTTCTTCAAAACCGTCTTTCTCGAGCATTTGAGCAACATTGGAATCTGGACGTGGAGTTATTTTGTCTATCATACTCCAAGGGAAACTTACCTTTGATTCGTCTTTTACATAATCAACAAAATCCTGCCCTACAAAGCCATTTTTCTTCCAGTTTTCAGCAATTTCAAAAATCGCCTGCCCCAACTTTTCTCCGTTATGGGAACAGTTATCCATTGAAACTACTGCCAAAGGAATTTTTCCAGCATTAAAGCGGGAAAGCAAAAGCCTTGTTATATAGCACAGAAGCATAGTTGCCTTTTTTGGTCCATTTTTAAAATCTTCTTCATACTGTTTTAAGAGATTTCCTTTTGCATCATAGAGAGCATAGCCTTTTTCTGTAATCGTAAAAGAAATCATTTTTAAGCTCTTGTTTGTAAAAGCTTTTTCAAGAATTTCCCAATCGGATTTTTCTTCTGGACTTACCTTTACCGCTTCAACTACAGAACCTATTATTTCTTTCTGAATTGTTCCGTCGCTTTTTAAAGTAACACCCAAAGTTAAATTGTCATGAGGTTTAAAAAGCAAGTCCACAATTTCAAAATCGTAACTGTCTGCAACAACAATTCCAGTGTCCATGTCGCCATTATTTAAGAGTTTCTGGCAAAGTGCCGCTGGGAAAATTCTAAAAATATTTCCTGCTCCAAAATGAATCCATTCTGGGCGCTCTTTAGTATTTGAGAGAACTTTATCGTGGTCAAATTCAAAAAATTTATAATTTGGCCATTTTGACTTATCTTTTAATTCTGCCAATGTAAGTTTCATATCTGCCTTCCTTATTTTATAGAAATTTGCTTTGAGAAATTTTTTGAGTGATTTTAAACTATTCGCAAAAGTATTCAGGAAAATTTTTCATAAGCGGTTCAAAAACTTCCGTGAGTTTTTGCAAATGAGCTTCGTCTATCTCCAACGCTTTTTCAAAATCACCTGCCATTACTGCATTTACAAGAGCCTTGTGTTCTTCTTCTACATTGTCTGCAATATGATGCGCATTATAACTTAACATACGAATTCTGTGGTCATTTCCAGTGTGATTGCAGATTACGTTCCAAATCCACTCGTTTCCAGATTGTTCGTAAAAAAAGTGATGCATTTCATCATCGTATTGAAGAAAATCTTTTCTGTTAGAATCCATAAGGCTTGCATGCTGCTGCAAAAGTATAGCCTGAAGTTTTGTTCCGCAGACTTTTTGCTTGGTTTCGTCCAAACTTTTCATGAACTGTTTTAGAACCCCAAGCTCAAGATTTATTCTCATAAACCTTTCCTGCTGAATTATTTTTACATCCAA
It contains:
- a CDS encoding TMEM165/GDT1 family protein, which codes for MEQNLFSVFFTIFFAEFAAEFGDKTQLILVGMTSKYKMRQIILGFLPAVILLNAIAVFIGGALNQILNSYLWSVKFVAAVAFMYFAFSSFFKEECEGGEKECKMKFATFAIFWTFFAAELGDKTQLTALTFGANYGLSGIFTVFLACVAGFFAADFIGMMIGLLLKKRVPDSIMKILSFVLFAFFSFYTFYQALVLLQQNFFAKGLEVDIPIFVIMSLIFACFCCVWWLTMYLKKRKLSCKTSFGLVEFQKTC
- a CDS encoding NAD(P)-dependent malic enzyme; the encoded protein is MATIYEKALEKHEQWKGKLSTELKSPLETRDDLSLAYTPGVAEPCRQIAKNPDDVYKYTWKGNTIAVVSDGTAVLGLGDIGPAAGLPVMEGKCVLFKKFAGLDAVPLCIDTKDPKKIIEFCKQIAPTFGGINLEDISAPRCVEIERTLIKELDIPVFHDDQHGTAIVVTAAVINALKVAQKKAEDCTVIVSGTGAAGSSIIRMLHQLGIKKIYGFNINGIVIKDDYDKYDFLTQELTQITNPDNRRITMAQAMVGTDIFVGVSAPNLVTQEMVKSMATKSIIFAMANPEPEITYEKAKQAGAFIVGTGRSDYPNQINNILAFPGLFRGALDCRATKITEEMKIAASRGLASLVSQEELCPDKIIPDAFDERVAKTVAKAVSDEAKKAGLARL
- a CDS encoding radical SAM protein, which produces MNVLIIQPPLMQLNTVYPSGAYLFDFFKKQRCDCRWLDLNIELFYSIFSREGLKKIFELSSKNALKLAEQAEKNGDITTCLNLRRYVSQAELWCNWIEKICLILCGKGFESAHSFVFGAHVPRGSRMENFLENLDHDLTTDDARSLASYALADLADFITLAFDKNFSLVRYAESLTISESTFAQVEQGIDSPILKEFYEPLLKKIVAREIENFIKKQRKNCFDCNHNVNEKILVCISIPFPGVFAAALSTGRFIKENYPKQTYISFGGGFINTELRETFESSLYKYCDLICYDRGYASYKKVLMELNDCDENNLLFEQVYNVRKFSFLKRKDEVSTIAVVDPINPTDEEIEFEKLMTKTVIPDFCDIDFSRYPRLIDDTNSMHRLWSDGAWIKAYMAHGCYWHKCAFCDVTLDYVKSFCMTDIKSLYEGLLEQCNKKGIYGIHFVDEAMPPSMMIEFARLNIEHGTPLTWWGNIRFEKNFTRDVADYLAYGGLIGVSAGLESATGNGLTTIHKGTDLQTIVEACCAFKEAGVLVHAYMIYGYWFETPQDLINSMETLRQFYVNGLLDSSYWHKFVLTRHSRVYDEWKKGEHPELKVIEKKSIPIFAKNALHFEGEKKSQKYGAGLNYSLNEWMHFAQIEKTVSHWFDFSVPKPTVAKDFIKKLISKYEEKRDFIFRKELPLDRKKIIWLGGQKCEIKSKGEKKVEWFFMGEKFILNADADEIEFRGKGLCVLP
- the htpG gene encoding molecular chaperone HtpG, with translation MAQYQFQTEVNQLLKLIIHSMYSNKDIFLREIVSNASDALDKLNYLMVSDDSYKNVKTEPRIDISFNENAKILTVQDTGIGMTEEDLNSNLGTIARSGTKAFIEKIANDKNAGENNLIGQFGVGFYSAFMAAKQINVYTRKAGTSKIYKWSSDGTNSYSIEEIASDSEAAKKYGFDKEETHGSAIEILLNDESKDYASRWRIEELIKRYSDHIAFPIYLHYTQNKYDDKGNISGSENKVEQVNSASALWKKPKSQLKEEDYNNFYKTISHDSSDPLHCVHTHAEGTQEYTTLFYVPSQAPFDMYQADYQSGVKLYVKRVFITDDDKELLPSYLRFVRGIIDSEDLPLNVSREILQQNRILDNIKTASVKKLLSEFRKMGEEADQARKAENPTDKEKAAIEKWNKFVENFNRPLKEGLYSDYANREEISEIVRFKSTDESGTGDGKWTSFKDYVGRMKSDQKAIYYITGNNEKNLRASPLLEAYKKKGFEVLIMSDDIDDIVIPSLMKYKDYELKGVNRAGSDEELGIDKEDAKKKEEEFKPIQEKIKKALGERVKDVVLSKRLSDSPACIVVDENDPGIQMERMMRAMGQRAPEVKPILEVNADHAIVKTLSDTTDEAYIANVSEVLLDQSLLVSGAELSNPTDFIKAMNSLISK
- a CDS encoding leucine-rich repeat domain-containing protein, producing the protein MKNSNKIKRIALVLTTAIIIAGCKTTTEDHSNPVIPATSENIANIIKNLQGEGPHKITITGTITNENINSIKNELKANSNAKISLNMSATTNLATLPADSFESCNSLTEIALPSSLTTIDERAFSNCNSLKKIILPSNLKIINGYAFSECSSLEEIILSSDINKIDEGAFNGCKSLKSINIPASVNYLDHTAFSGCSSLKTLTVEEENIKFSSRENIIYTKEQDLLLCAAGGITSANILSSVTEIGEGAFKDCTSLKEVAIPNSVTVIQNLAFYGCSALESVTIPASINLIEKTVFEGCTSLKRFAFANTNNWYKTDNLHDWESGMNGQLFDVTNPITNATYFNVKGQNSYWYRKD
- a CDS encoding mannitol dehydrogenase family protein; this encodes MKLTLAELKDKSKWPNYKFFEFDHDKVLSNTKERPEWIHFGAGNIFRIFPAALCQKLLNNGDMDTGIVVADSYDFEIVDLLFKPHDNLTLGVTLKSDGTIQKEIIGSVVEAVKVSPEEKSDWEILEKAFTNKSLKMISFTITEKGYALYDAKGNLLKQYEEDFKNGPKKATMLLCYITRLLLSRFNAGKIPLAVVSMDNCSHNGEKLGQAIFEIAENWKKNGFVGQDFVDYVKDESKVSFPWSMIDKITPRPDSNVAQMLEKDGFEETKLIVTKKNTYCATFVNAEEPQYLVIEDKFPNGRPPLEKAGVYFTDRETVNKVEKMKVCTCLNPLHTALALSGCLLGFKLICDEMKDKDLNKMTNTLAYKEGLPVVVDPKILNPKDFIEEVINKRLPNPFMPDTPQRIATDTSQKLSIRFGETVKAYKATGKNLKDLKVIPLVYAMWLRYLMAMDDDLNPMELSPDPLLETAKPFVAKVKIGSKKGDFENDIKPLLANEKIFGFDLTKSELYDAVLTNFEKMLAGKGAVRKAICEAIA
- a CDS encoding GntR family transcriptional regulator — encoded protein: MKKLEVSVYEILRNQIINLEYKPGQELNVNALVEKLGVSRSPVRDALLRLSLDNLVDIFPQKGTRVSLLDVKIIQQERFMRINLELGVLKQFMKSLDETKQKVCGTKLQAILLQQHASLMDSNRKDFLQYDDEMHHFFYEQSGNEWIWNVICNHTGNDHRIRMLSYNAHHIADNVEEEHKALVNAVMAGDFEKALEIDEAHLQKLTEVFEPLMKNFPEYFCE